The sequence cagagtggaccCCCAGTGTTGCCTATCAAACAGCGCAGGTAAAACAAAAACATACAGTACAGAAACTGCATAGCACTCAGACTCTATGCAGTGTCTTGACAGTTCGACTGAACCTTTAAATGTAGGCTTCGTCAGAAAAACTATCAAGACACTGCATAGAGTCTATCTGAGTGCTATGCAGCTTCTGTACTGTAGGCGCTTATTTTAGGTAACTAGTTCAAAGGACAGCAGATCAATTAATGAAtctgattgtgtctgtgtgtgcgcccTCAGGAGTCTCTACTCGCGAGGCTCTAGTATGGGTTCCAGTGTGGACCTGGAGTTGGATGGGAGTGTCTCTAGCCCATTGGGGCCCCATCAGCACCAGGGCTCTACCTGTACAGATGTGTTCTCTGCAGCCACTGATTGCCATGCACTGCAGTGTCCCATTCACCAGCGCTATGGTGAGTACAACGCACATCTACCTTTATCAGACACTGTAGTATTATATTATCCTGTTGATTTCAATTATAAAATGGATTAGGATATAAGTTATTTAGGTATTTGCTTTTTTCCATCTGAAATATTAAATAGAAAGCACTTGTATTTTACCCTCTCATTTTCCTTCCTTGTCCTGCTTCCCTTTTCTCATGTGATTTGAATGGGAGGAAGTGACACCTGAAACCAGGCCTATGCTGATAAAGACCTGCCATAGCCACAACATTTATGTGTTCACATGTTTGTCACAAGCTCAACTGAATACAGTCCTgtcaaatatttatttatttatatatttgaattttaccccgtttttctccccaatttcgtggtatccaattgtatcttgtctcatcgctacaactcccgtacgggttcGGGAGAGaggaaggttgaaagtcatgcgtcctccgatgcACAACCCAaccaaccttggttagcgcgcactgtgcctggcccgccacaggagtcgctggtgcgagatgagacaaggatatccctaccggccagcccctccctaacccggacgacgctaggccaattgtgcatcgcccccccggtcgcggccggttacgacagagcctgggcgcgaacccagagtctctggggGCACAGCtggcgcccttaaccactgcgccacccgggaggcccctccTGTCAAATATTTAATCTACGTATCCAACAACAGTTTGAGATAAACATTGGctgaaatgtttttgttgttgcagaGTATTACTATTCTGTAATTTCTCTACCTTATTCTAAAGAAGTTCTCGATAAGGGTGGAAATAGGCAATGACTTCTCTGGAAAGTCTATTACATGTTCTGTATTTCCCTTTATCTTTCAGACCCCTCTTACTGTCATCAAGAGAGGTTTTTCTCAGATAGCACCACCCCTCCACCAGTGCCCAAGAAGAGGCTGGCTCGAACCCTTTCCCTACCAGGGGTCTATCTGTGTCCCCTTTCCCCACTACCCTGCAGTCACCAAAACTATGACAACCCTCTCTACATGCTGGTCCCCATCGCAGGCACTCAGCCCCATGTAGAGATAGACGAAGAAAGACCAGTCCAGAAGAGCCCTCTCAACTTGCAGCCGCTATCTCAACTGGACTTCGATACACCTGATGAACAGCTTACCTACTTCTTCAGCAGTTTCTACAACCAAGGGGACATTTGTCAAGGTATTCAGCATCGCCACCTACTGTTCCTGAGGAGTATGGAACAGCGCATAGAGGCTGGGGTTCTCCTGATGAGAGTGTCCGGCGAAGGCGTTTTTGCATTTCAGCCCCAAGATTTCCTACTGTGTGAAAACTACCAGCCCAAGCAGATAGCAGGTTCACTGTACTACAGCCTGCATAGCCCAAAGATTCCAGGGAGGATAATCGCAGCTAAGGTAAGGTTATGCTCAGGGCATTAGTGATTTAAGcggccgctgtgtgtgtgtgtgtgtgtgtgtgtgtgtgtgtgtgagaaggatGAATTATTTTTAATGTTTTTAGGAActctgttgagagttagaatagtagaatacacaaggtgcagttTCTCAATTCATCTTTTCATGAGATTATAAATTAGTCGGACCAGTTATCTAAACTTGTAGCTAGTAATCATGGTTTAATTACTGACAGGGCACACGGGGCACGAGCCCAGGGACCCTGACCACCAgtgggcccccattgattttgttagtcactctcactcagataccataagtcatggcaaaatgtgtagaattgcagaaaatgtgGTTTTAAACTGCTCAAATATCTCTCCACCCTATGgtcaaatgtgtagaattgtaggaagtTCGCTGTAAAACTGCACATGTTTTTATACGCCCCATGGCACAACTTGTAGAATTGCATAAAATGTGTTAGAAAATTGCAAAAtattctctccaccccatggcaaattgtatataattgcaggaaattaactacAGCAAAAACTCTGCCTTCACGAGGGGGGGCCACTTAAATGTTTTATCCCTGCCCCCAAAAGGCCTACTCTATGCGTaaaccagttgcagagggagatgtttagtcccaggatccttagcttagtaatgagctttgagggtactatggtgttgaacgctgagctgtagtcaatgaatagcattgtcACATAAGTGtttattttgtccaggtgggaaaggacagggtggaatgcaatagagattgcatcatctgtgggtctgtttgggcggtatgcaaattggagtgggtctagggtttctgggataatggtgtggatgtgagccattaccagcctttcaaagcacttcatggctactgacgttagtgctacgggtcggtagtcatttaggcaggttgcctttgtgttcttgggcacagggactatggtggtctgcttgaaacatgttggtgctACAGACTCAATGttggacatgttgaaaatgtcagtgaagacacctaccAGTTTGTCAGCACATGcctggagcacacgtcctggtaatacgtctggccccgcagccttgtgtatgttgacctgtttaaaggtcttactcatgtcgcctacggagagtgtgatcacacagtcgtctggaacagctgatgctctcatgcatgcgtGTTGCATGCATGAGTGTTGCTTGCCtcatcagtgttgcttgcctcgaagcgagcatagaagtgatttagctcatctggtagtcactgggcagctcgcggctgtgcttccctttgtagtctgtaatagtttgcaagccctgtcacataagacaagcgtcggagccggtatagtatgattcaatcttagccctgtattgacgccttgcctgtttgatggttcgtcacagggcatagcaggatttcttgtaagcttccaggttagagtcccacaccttgaaagctgcagctctgccctttagctcagtgcgaatgttgtctgtaatccatggcttctggttggggtatgtacgtacagtcactgtggggacgacgtcctcgatgcacttattgatagagccagtgactgatgtggtgtattcctcaatgccatcggaagaatccaggaacatgttccagtctgtaatagcaaaacagtcctgtagtttagcatctgcttcatctgaccactttttttatagccagagtcactgggcttcctgctttaattttcctgcttgtaagcaggaatcaggatggatggatggagttgtggtcggatttaccaaatggaaggcgagggagagctttgtgcgcgtctctgtgtgtggagtacaggtgatctagaatttttttccctctggttgcacatttaacatgttgatagaaatttggtagaactgatttaagtttccctgcattaaagtctccggccactaggagcgccacatctgggtgagtggtttcctgtttgcttatttccttatacagctgactgactgcggtcttagtgccagcatctgtctgtggttgtaAATAAGTTTGTGCAGTTTATGCATCATGCTCAAGCAGTATTCATACTTGAGTTATGTGCTAATGCAAAAGTCAAGCAGAATTCAAACACTGCTGCACCAAATGTAAAAAGCCACGATCAGGCCAAAAGCCAAAGATAAGAGATAATTAACAAAAGGGCTCATTTCTAAGCTCTACCTCAAGCAACAGTCATGTTTTGCACCATTATATAGCAAGTTTGGCAACCCCCGACTCCAGTGACACATTTCCTCTGAACTGTCAACAGGTGTTGAGCAACCCAACAGACTGTACAGACAACAGCAAACATCCATGTCTTAGAAAGGCTTATTAGCAttaggaagagtagcttctgttTTAGCAGCAGCTAATGGGAATCCTAATTTTAGATTAGGGGTATTTTGTTAGACTGTGAATGAATCAGATATGACTGTACAATAGAGGAGAAAAACAACTTTTAATGTGACTAAGCCTTGTTAAGGAAGTGAAAGTTTTTTTTGTTCTAATTTCCTCCCCGGTTTCATTCCCAGGTAAGCAGTGAAGTTGGCCCCTTGTCTCAACCTACCTCAGTGCCGCCCAATGTCAACATTCAGCAGGTCATTGTATCTTTCCCATCATGCCCAGCACTGGAGAAagaacctggaaccaaaaacacAACCACTTCAGACTCCTCACAGTCTGATCAGACAGGGACAGAATCACCAGATGAGAGCAGAATTGAGGCAGACCAAAGTCAAGCGGAGTCTGAGGAGAGCAGTGGACCTACAGTTGCTTCACTATTGCTCAAGGGATATGCAGTGACAATTGAGAGAGACTTACCACAGGCTACTTTGGAAGACTTTGTACAAGAGGGAAGGTTCCTGCGGAGCTTTAAACCATTAGTGTATGAAAGGCAACTGAGTATTCTGCTGCTACAGTTAGCCTTGGGTTTACAACACCTGTGCAGTAATGCAGCCACGTGCGCTGAGCTGAAGGCTCAAGGCATCTTGCTGGTATGGCCAagggagagggaaacagaggcAGACAAAGCAGAAGAAAGTGGAAGAAGTGAAGAAATTGAGTTATTGGAGAATGAAAAAGAGAAGATAAAAGGAGAGATTCAGGAGCTATGGAGAAAGTGGGGAACCCCTCGTGTGGCGTTGACCAATCACACCAGTCACAGTGACCCCAGTCTCTTTCAGCCTGCTCATGCACCTCCATCCATCCAGTCTCAGTTCGGAGTGTTGCTAGAGTACTGCCTGTACCTCTCTGACAATGCTCCCTCTCAACATACACAGAGTTCAGATGGCGCCATCCAGAGTTCCCCATATCTACCAGGGCTTCTCCAACTAGCCTCCTGGCTTCAGGATGAGGGTAGTGGGCTACAGATAGCAGACGTAGTGGGGGTCCTGCAGGCTCTGCTCTGGGGTCCACGTGTTGAGCTCTTCAGGGTAAATCCCCCCGTGCCTTCCACTCTGCACAACTGGCTGTCAGTCAAGCAGGCCCTTCTGATGCTGAAGCTGGCAGAGGGAGGGCTGATCCAGGACCTGCCCAGTCTGGACTGGGAGCACTGCCtgtgtctacagtacatctcCTTCACTGACTCTGAAACTGTGATGAGGGCCACAGCTCGACTAGGACTCCACAACAGTGGACAGGAAGTTGTGATTACTCATGTCTGTTAATTGAAGTCCACTGCTTGAATTAATGATCCTCCAATcaagggtttcccaaactcggcccccccctgggtgcacgtttttgTTTGTTGCCCTAGAagtacacagctgattaaaataactactcatcaagctttgattatttgaatcagatgtgtagtgctagggcaaaagaCTAAATGTGCACCCAGGTGGGGTCCCAAACTTAGGGATACCCTGCTCTAATCTAATGTAAAATGTGGATGATAGTTAACGTTCATGTTGTCAGAATCTCTTGAACATTGCCTTCCAGATGTTCAAGATAGATTCTGACAACATGAACGTTAAATATCATCCACATTTGACATTAGATTAGAGCAGGGCATTAAAGGTTTGCTTTTTTATTAGACATTTTTCTACAGCATTGCTTTCCAAGTATATTGGGCAAATTACATATCAGCTCCAAATCAAATGTATATGCACTGTGTTCTATAATTAACATTTCATGGATCCAAGGAGCCCCATTAAAGATTTTAAAATATCAACTTAAAGTGCATTAGGTTAAATTCAACACAGACTGATGGAGTTTAAACAGATGCTTCTAAAACTCTGGTACGTGTGCCCACAAAATACAACGTCTTGTAAATCGTTACACATATTTCAATGCCCTTTCCCCAATTCCTACACACATAACAAGTGGATTTATGCCTTATGGTTAAGGTGAGCACTTTT is a genomic window of Oncorhynchus nerka isolate Pitt River linkage group LG24, Oner_Uvic_2.0, whole genome shotgun sequence containing:
- the peak3 gene encoding inactive tyrosine-protein kinase PEAK1 isoform X2, whose amino-acid sequence is MDCAAMDCATQGAERQSGPPVLPIKQRRSLYSRGSSMGSSVDLELDGSVSSPLGPHQHQGSTCTDVFSAATDCHALQCPIHQRYDPSYCHQERFFSDSTTPPPVPKKRLARTLSLPGVYLCPLSPLPCSHQNYDNPLYMLVPIAGTQPHVEIDEERPVQKSPLNLQPLSQLDFDTPDEQLTYFFSSFYNQGDICQGIQHRHLLFLRSMEQRIEAGVLLMRVSGEGVFAFQPQDFLLCENYQPKQIAGSLYYSLHSPKIPGRIIAAKVSSEVGPLSQPTSVPPNVNIQQVIVSFPSCPALEKEPGTKNTTTSDSSQSDQTGTESPDESRIEADQSQAESEESSGPTVASLLLKGYAVTIERDLPQATLEDFVQEGRFLRSFKPLVYERQLSILLLQLALGLQHLCSNAATCAELKAQGILLVWPRERETEADKAEESGRSEEIELLENEKEKIKGEIQELWRKWGTPRVALTNHTSHSDPSLFQPAHAPPSIQSQFGVLLEYCLYLSDNAPSQHTQSSDGAIQSSPYLPGLLQLASWLQDEGSGLQIADVVGVLQALLWGPRVELFRVNPPVPSTLHNWLSVKQALLMLKLAEGGLIQDLPSLDWEHCLCLQYISFTDSETVMRATARLGLHNSGQEVVITHVC
- the peak3 gene encoding inactive tyrosine-protein kinase PEAK1 isoform X1 produces the protein MDCAAMDCATQGAERQSGPPVLPIKQRRSLYSRGSSMGSSVDLELDGSVSSPLGPHQHQGSTCTDVFSAATDCHALQCPIHQRYDPSYCHQERFFSDSTTPPPVPKKRLARTLSLPGVYLCPLSPLPCSHQNYDNPLYMLVPIAGTQPHVEIDEERPVQKSPLNLQPLSQLDFDTPDEQLTYFFSSFYNQGDICQGIQHRHLLFLRSMEQRIEAGVLLMRVSGEGVFAFQPQDFLLCENYQPKQIAGSLYYSLHSPKIPGRIIAAKESGWMDGVVVGFTKWKARESFVRVSVCGVQVSSEVGPLSQPTSVPPNVNIQQVIVSFPSCPALEKEPGTKNTTTSDSSQSDQTGTESPDESRIEADQSQAESEESSGPTVASLLLKGYAVTIERDLPQATLEDFVQEGRFLRSFKPLVYERQLSILLLQLALGLQHLCSNAATCAELKAQGILLVWPRERETEADKAEESGRSEEIELLENEKEKIKGEIQELWRKWGTPRVALTNHTSHSDPSLFQPAHAPPSIQSQFGVLLEYCLYLSDNAPSQHTQSSDGAIQSSPYLPGLLQLASWLQDEGSGLQIADVVGVLQALLWGPRVELFRVNPPVPSTLHNWLSVKQALLMLKLAEGGLIQDLPSLDWEHCLCLQYISFTDSETVMRATARLGLHNSGQEVVITHVC